One genomic segment of Clostridium saccharoperbutylacetonicum N1-4(HMT) includes these proteins:
- a CDS encoding HAD family hydrolase, with protein sequence MIKNVVFDIGNVLLNFEPKEYVRSKVIEEKVEEIYESIFKSEEWPMLDRGTITEAAAKANIIKRKIENEEFINAVFQDWYAILSPIESSVDILKKLKENGYKLFYLSNFHLAAFEYVTKNHDFFELFDGGIVSYKEKLLKPEKEIYDKILDTYKLEPSETIFIDDTEENVTAARKHGIHGIVLKDPKDLQALLNEFQVKV encoded by the coding sequence ATGATTAAAAATGTAGTCTTTGATATTGGAAATGTATTATTAAATTTTGAACCAAAAGAATATGTAAGATCTAAAGTCATTGAAGAAAAAGTTGAAGAAATATACGAGAGTATTTTTAAAAGTGAAGAATGGCCAATGCTTGATAGGGGAACAATTACTGAAGCAGCTGCTAAAGCAAATATAATTAAAAGAAAAATTGAAAATGAAGAGTTTATTAATGCAGTTTTTCAAGATTGGTATGCTATTTTGTCACCTATAGAAAGCAGTGTGGATATATTAAAAAAATTAAAAGAAAATGGGTATAAGCTTTTTTATTTATCTAATTTTCATTTGGCTGCTTTTGAATATGTAACTAAAAACCATGATTTTTTTGAATTATTTGATGGAGGAATTGTTTCTTATAAGGAAAAGCTTCTTAAGCCAGAAAAAGAAATTTATGATAAAATTTTAGATACATATAAACTTGAACCAAGTGAAACTATATTTATAGATGATACAGAAGAAAATGTTACAGCAGCAAGGAAACATGGTATACATGGAATTGTATTAAAAGATCCCAAAGATTTACAAGCCTTATTAAACGAA